One stretch of Prunus persica cultivar Lovell chromosome G1, Prunus_persica_NCBIv2, whole genome shotgun sequence DNA includes these proteins:
- the LOC18792462 gene encoding uncharacterized protein LOC18792462: MASCPTAFFCNHAATAAPWSSSRTGTRRSFCRRSSVKATINAKLDQKTSLQYKKLGDSDLVISEITLGTMTFGEQNTEKEAHEILSYAFENGINALDTAEAYPIPMKKETQGSTDRFISSWLKSQPRDKVILATKIAGYSEMASYLRDNATVLRVDAANIKESVEKSLKRLGTDYIDLIQIHWPDRYAPLFGAYSYDFSKWRPSVPFVEQLKAFQELIDEGKVRYIGVSNETSYGVMEFVHAAKVEGLPKIVSIQNSYSLLVRTRFEIDLVEVCHPKNYNIGLLAYSPLGGGSLTGKYIDINSEAAKKGRLNLFPGYMERYNKSIAREATIKYIETAKKHGLTPVQLALGFARDRPFVTSSIVGATSVNQLKEDIDAFLLTERPLPPEVVADIEDIFKRYKDPTIL; the protein is encoded by the exons ATGGCCTCTTGCCCCACCGCCTTTTTCTGCAACCACGCAGCAACAGCAGCACCGTGGTCATCTTCCAGAACCGGAACCAGAAGAAGTTTCTGTAGACGGAGCTCTGTGAAAGCAACTATCAATGCCAAGCTCGACCAGAAGACGTCGTTGCAGTACAAGAAGCTCGGAGACTCAGACCTTGTAATTAGCGAAATCACTCTGGGAACCATGACATTCGGCGAGCAAAACACAGAGAAAGAAGCTCATGAGATTCTCAGCTACGCATTCGAAAATGGGATTAACGCTTTGGACACTGCAGAAGCT TACCCAATTCCAATGAAGAAGGAAACTCAGGGAAGCACTGATCGTTTTATCAGCAGCTGGCTCAAGTCTCAACCCCGTGATAAG GTTATTTTGGCAACAAAAATAGCTGGGTATTCGGAGATGGCAAGTTATCTGCGTGACAATGCCACGGTCTTGCGGGTGGATGCTGCAAACATTAAGGAAAGTGTAGAGAAAAGCCTTAAGCGCCTTGGCACAGATTACATTGATTTGATACAAATTCATTG GCCAGATCGCTACGCGCCACTATTTGGTGCGTATTCTTATGATTTTTCCAAATGGAGACCAAGTGTGCCATTCGTGGAGCAGCTGAAGGCTTTTCAAGAACTCATTGACGAAGGAAAG GTACGCTACATTGGTGTTTCCAATGAAACTTCATATGGAGTGATGGAATTTGTACATGCAGCTAAAGTTGAAGGACTACCAAAGATCGTCAGTATCCAAAACAGTTATAGTCTGCTAGTTAGAACTCGTTTTGAAA TTGATCTTGTTGAAGTTTGCCACCCGAAAAATTACAACATTGGCTTACTGGCTTATTCTCCACTGGGTGGTGGATCTCTTACTGGAAAGTACATAGATATCAATTCCGAAGCTGCTAAAAAAGGGAGGCTGAACCTTTTCCCTGGCTACATGGAAAGATATAACAAATCTATTGCCAGG GAAGCAACAATAAAGTATATCGAGACAGCCAAGAAGCACGGGCTAACTCCGGTTCAGCTTGCACTTGGGTTTGCACGGGACCGTCCATTTGTGACAAGTTCAATTGTTGGTGCAACTTCTGTGAACCAACTGAAGGAAGACATTGATGCTTTTCTGTTGACAGAGAGGCCTTTGCCACCGGAAGTGGTGGCTGACATTGAAGATATTTTCAAGAGATACAAAGACCCTACCATTCTTTGA
- the LOC18792082 gene encoding E3 ubiquitin-protein ligase HERC2 isoform X1, translating into MADPASYGNYERDIEQALVALKKGSQLIKYSRKGKPKLRAFRISTDETTLIWYSHGEDRTLKLSSVSRIIPGQRTAVFRRFLRPEKDYLSFSLLYNNGERSLDLICKDKAEAEVWFAGLKALIYSGQQRGRRTKSDISDLQDCSDSINGRPSGETLEFTSSIARSRVSVDSRESVNSGSDVGSERANMQLRTSAGDGFRISVSSTPSCSSGGSGPDDIESLGDVYVWGEIWSDGNVSDGSANPIPTKTDVLIPRPLESNVVLDVHQIACGVRHVALVTRQGEVFTWGEESGGRLGHGIDRDFSRPRLVEFLATNNVDFVACGEYHTCAVSTSGDLFTWGDGTHNAGLLGHGTDVSHWIPKRVTGPLEGLQVLSVACGAWHSALATSNGKMFTFGDGAFGVLGHGDLESVPYPREVQLLNGLKTIKVACGVWHTAAIVEVMGQSGPNASSRKLFTWGDGDKHRLGHGSKDTYLLPTCVSSLIDYNFHQLACGHTMTVALTTSGHVFTMGGTAYGQLGNPSSDGRVPCLVQDKLVGEFVEEIACGEYHVAVLTSRSEVFTWGRGANGRLGHGDAEDRKTPTLVEALKDRHVKSISCGSNFTSSICIHKWVSGADQSICSGCRQSFGFTRKRHNCYNCGLVHCHACSSKKALRAALAPTPGKPHRVCDACYTKLKAAEAGYSSNVSRRATITRSMDSRDFLNRGDIKSSRILLSPTIEPIKYLEVKSTKPGVRSESPSIVRASQVPSLLQLKDMAFPSSLSALQNALKPVMTTPSQPNSRSTSPYSRRPSPPRSATPIFSRSVIDSLKKTNDILTQEVSKLQNQVKSLKHKCDAQDVEIQKLHKHAKEAGSLADEQYSKCRAAKELVKSITEQMKEWEEKLPPEVSDSDTFKELRTQAEDFINTSIGRSSLELEQQYAADKTSLDFESSKTEDNKGEDPGEAEPQNSSESHSRSPESSTMRSGQKEVIEQFEPGVYVTLLQLQNGARVFRRVKFSKRKFSSQQAEEWWTNNKDRLLKRYSQLKARASPAPSLPPSSPVPAAEENNEAALPSTI; encoded by the exons ATGGCAGATCCTGCTAGCTATGGGAATTACGAGCGTGATATTGAACAA GCACTCGttgcattaaaaaaaggtTCCCAGTTAATCAAGTATAGCCGAAAAGGGAAGCCAAAGCTTCGTGCATTCAGAATTTCTACT GATGAAACTACTCTAATCTGGTACTCACATGGCGAAGATCGAACTCTGAAGTTATCTTCCGTCTCTCGAATTATCCCTGGACAGAGAACA GCTGTGTTTCGAAGATTCTTGCGGCCAGAAAAGGATTACTTGTCATTTTCTCTTCTATATAACAACGGTGAAAGATCACTTGATCTG ATCTGCAAGGATAAAGCTGAGGCAGAGGTATGGTTTGCTGGCCTTAAGGCACTAATTTATTCTGGACAACAACGTGGTAGACGTACTAAGAGTGATATTTCTGAT TTGCAAGACTGTAGTGACTCTATTAATGGCCGTCCTTCTGGTGAGACCTTAGAGTTCACTTCAAGCATTGCCCGTAGTAGGGTATCAGTTGATTCTCGTGAATCAGTGAATTCAGGCTCAGATGTGGGTTCAGAACGTGCAAATATGCAACTAAGAACAAGTGCAGGAGATGGTTTTCGGATTAGTGTTTCAAGCACTCCTAGCTGTTCAAGTGGAGGGTCTGGACCTGATGACATAGAATCACTAGGAGATGTTTATGTGTGGGGAGAGATCTGGTCCGATGGAAATGTATCTGATGGGTCTgcaaatccaatccctacaaAAACGGATGTGCTGATTCCAAGGCCCTTGGAATCGAATGTTGTTCTTGATGTTCATCAGATTGCTTGTGGTGTGCGACATGTTGCGCTTGTAACAAGGCAAGGTGAGGTTTTCACATGGGGAGAGGAATCTGGTGGAAGACTTGGTCATGGGATTGATAGAGACTTTAGTCGTCCTCGACTTGTTGAGTTCCTTGCAACTAATAATGTAGATTTTGTTGCATGTGGCGAGTATCATACATGTGCTGTATCTACGTCTGGTGATTTATTTACTTGGGGTGATGGTACACATAATGCTGGACTTCTTGGTCATGGAACTGATGTTAGCCACTGGATCCCTAAAAGGGTTACTGGTCCTTTAGAAGGACTTCAGGTTCTATCTGTTGCATGTGGCGCGTGGCATTCAGCTTTGGCAACTTCCAATGGAAAAATGTTTACATTTGGAGATGGAGCGTTTGGTGTTTTGGGTCATGGAGATCTCGAGAGTGTTCCATATCCAAGGGAGGTACAGTTATTGAATGGACTAAAGACAATAAAAGTAGCATGCGGAGTTTGGCATACTGCAGCTATTGTAGAGGTTATGGGCCAGTCTGGTCCAAATGCTTCATCTAGAAAGTTGTTCACCTGGGGTGATGGTGACAAACATCGTTTAGGTCATGGAAGTAAAGATACTTATCTTCTTCCCACCTGTGTCTCTTCCCTTATTGACTATAATTTCCACCAGCTAGCATGTGGACACACTATGACTGTTGCCCTCACCACATCAGGTCATGTGTTTACCATGGGTGGCACTGCATATGGTCAGCTAGGCAATCCAAGTTCTGATGGGAGAGTACCTTGCTTAGTACAGGATAAATTGGTTGGTGAGTTTGTTGAAGAAATTGCATGTGGGGAATATCATGTTGCTGTCCTGACATCAAGAAGTGAAGTATTCACTTGGGGAAGAGGTGCTAACGGAAGGCTGGGACACGGGGATGCAGAAGACCGGAAAACTCCAACTTTGGTTGAAGCTCTGAAAGATAGGCATGTGAAAAGCATTTCGTGTGGCTCAAACTTCACATCAAGTATATGCATCCATAAGTGGGTCTCTGGAGCTGATCAATCAATTTGCTCAGGTTGTCGACAGTCATTTGGTTTTACTAGAAAGAGGCATAATTGTTATAATTGTGGACTGGTCCATTGTCATGCTTGTAGTTCCAAAAAAGCACTGAGAGCAGCATTGGCCCCCACTCCTGGAAAACCACATCGTGTATGTGATGCTTGTTATACAAAACTTAAAGCTGCTGAGGCTGGTTATTCTTCTAATGTTAGTAGGAGAGCTACAATCACCCGTTCAATGGATAGCAGGGATTTTCTAAACAGGGGAGATATAAAATCTTCAAGGATTCTGCTTTCTCCCACTATAGAACCCATTAAATATCTTGAGGTCAAGTCGACAAAGCCTGGGGTCAGATCGGAATCTCCTTCTATAGTCAGGGCTTCCCAAGTTCCATCCCTTTTACAACTAAAAGATATGGCTTTTCCAAGTTCATTGAGTGCGCTTCAAAATGCTTTGAAGCCTGTTATGACAACACCTAGTCAGCCCAATTCAAGATCTACTTCACCATATTCAAGGAGACCAAGCCCTCCACGGTCTGCAACTCCTATATTTTCTAGGAGTGTTATTGACAGTCTTAAGAAGACAAATGACATTCTGACTCAAGAAGTATCGAAGTTGCAAAACCAG GTTAAAAGTCTGAAGCACAAGTGTGATGCTCAAGATGTAGAGATACAGAAACTACACAAACATGCTAAAGAAGCTGGTTCATTAGCAGATGAGCAATATTCTAAGTGCAGAGCTGCCAAAGAACTCGTCAAATCCATCACAGAACAG ATGAAAGAATGGGAAGAGAAGTTGCCTCCTGAGGTTTCTGACAGTGATACTTTCAAAGAATTGCGTACTCAAGCTGAAGATTTTATAAACACAAGTATCGGAAGATCAAGCTTAGAACTTGAACAACAATATGCAGCCGATAAAACTTCCTTGGATTTTGAGTCTTCTAAAACGGAAGACAACAAAGGAGAAGACCCCGGGGAGGCTGAACCTCAAAACAGCTCAGAAAGCCACTCGAGATCACCCGAATCATCAACAATGCGGTCAGGACAAAAGGAAGTCATTGAACAATTTGAACCGGGTGTTTATGTAACTCTCCTTCAACTACAAAATGGTGCTAGGGTTTTTAGGCGTGTTAAATTCAG CAAACGAAAGTTCAGTTCGCAACAGGCAGAAGAATGGTGGACAAATAACAAAGATAGGCTGCTTAAGAGATACAGTCAACTGAAGGCAAGGGCAAGTCCTGCCCCAAGTCTACCACCCAGCAGTCCTGTACCTGCTGCTGAGGAAAACAATGAGGCAGCCTTACCTTCCACTATATAG
- the LOC18792082 gene encoding E3 ubiquitin-protein ligase HERC2 isoform X3, producing MADPASYGNYERDIEQDETTLIWYSHGEDRTLKLSSVSRIIPGQRTAVFRRFLRPEKDYLSFSLLYNNGERSLDLICKDKAEAEVWFAGLKALIYSGQQRGRRTKSDISDLQDCSDSINGRPSGETLEFTSSIARSRVSVDSRESVNSGSDVGSERANMQLRTSAGDGFRISVSSTPSCSSGGSGPDDIESLGDVYVWGEIWSDGNVSDGSANPIPTKTDVLIPRPLESNVVLDVHQIACGVRHVALVTRQGEVFTWGEESGGRLGHGIDRDFSRPRLVEFLATNNVDFVACGEYHTCAVSTSGDLFTWGDGTHNAGLLGHGTDVSHWIPKRVTGPLEGLQVLSVACGAWHSALATSNGKMFTFGDGAFGVLGHGDLESVPYPREVQLLNGLKTIKVACGVWHTAAIVEVMGQSGPNASSRKLFTWGDGDKHRLGHGSKDTYLLPTCVSSLIDYNFHQLACGHTMTVALTTSGHVFTMGGTAYGQLGNPSSDGRVPCLVQDKLVGEFVEEIACGEYHVAVLTSRSEVFTWGRGANGRLGHGDAEDRKTPTLVEALKDRHVKSISCGSNFTSSICIHKWVSGADQSICSGCRQSFGFTRKRHNCYNCGLVHCHACSSKKALRAALAPTPGKPHRVCDACYTKLKAAEAGYSSNVSRRATITRSMDSRDFLNRGDIKSSRILLSPTIEPIKYLEVKSTKPGVRSESPSIVRASQVPSLLQLKDMAFPSSLSALQNALKPVMTTPSQPNSRSTSPYSRRPSPPRSATPIFSRSVIDSLKKTNDILTQEVSKLQNQVKSLKHKCDAQDVEIQKLHKHAKEAGSLADEQYSKCRAAKELVKSITEQMKEWEEKLPPEVSDSDTFKELRTQAEDFINTSIGRSSLELEQQYAADKTSLDFESSKTEDNKGEDPGEAEPQNSSESHSRSPESSTMRSGQKEVIEQFEPGVYVTLLQLQNGARVFRRVKFSKRKFSSQQAEEWWTNNKDRLLKRYSQLKARASPAPSLPPSSPVPAAEENNEAALPSTI from the exons ATGGCAGATCCTGCTAGCTATGGGAATTACGAGCGTGATATTGAACAA GATGAAACTACTCTAATCTGGTACTCACATGGCGAAGATCGAACTCTGAAGTTATCTTCCGTCTCTCGAATTATCCCTGGACAGAGAACA GCTGTGTTTCGAAGATTCTTGCGGCCAGAAAAGGATTACTTGTCATTTTCTCTTCTATATAACAACGGTGAAAGATCACTTGATCTG ATCTGCAAGGATAAAGCTGAGGCAGAGGTATGGTTTGCTGGCCTTAAGGCACTAATTTATTCTGGACAACAACGTGGTAGACGTACTAAGAGTGATATTTCTGAT TTGCAAGACTGTAGTGACTCTATTAATGGCCGTCCTTCTGGTGAGACCTTAGAGTTCACTTCAAGCATTGCCCGTAGTAGGGTATCAGTTGATTCTCGTGAATCAGTGAATTCAGGCTCAGATGTGGGTTCAGAACGTGCAAATATGCAACTAAGAACAAGTGCAGGAGATGGTTTTCGGATTAGTGTTTCAAGCACTCCTAGCTGTTCAAGTGGAGGGTCTGGACCTGATGACATAGAATCACTAGGAGATGTTTATGTGTGGGGAGAGATCTGGTCCGATGGAAATGTATCTGATGGGTCTgcaaatccaatccctacaaAAACGGATGTGCTGATTCCAAGGCCCTTGGAATCGAATGTTGTTCTTGATGTTCATCAGATTGCTTGTGGTGTGCGACATGTTGCGCTTGTAACAAGGCAAGGTGAGGTTTTCACATGGGGAGAGGAATCTGGTGGAAGACTTGGTCATGGGATTGATAGAGACTTTAGTCGTCCTCGACTTGTTGAGTTCCTTGCAACTAATAATGTAGATTTTGTTGCATGTGGCGAGTATCATACATGTGCTGTATCTACGTCTGGTGATTTATTTACTTGGGGTGATGGTACACATAATGCTGGACTTCTTGGTCATGGAACTGATGTTAGCCACTGGATCCCTAAAAGGGTTACTGGTCCTTTAGAAGGACTTCAGGTTCTATCTGTTGCATGTGGCGCGTGGCATTCAGCTTTGGCAACTTCCAATGGAAAAATGTTTACATTTGGAGATGGAGCGTTTGGTGTTTTGGGTCATGGAGATCTCGAGAGTGTTCCATATCCAAGGGAGGTACAGTTATTGAATGGACTAAAGACAATAAAAGTAGCATGCGGAGTTTGGCATACTGCAGCTATTGTAGAGGTTATGGGCCAGTCTGGTCCAAATGCTTCATCTAGAAAGTTGTTCACCTGGGGTGATGGTGACAAACATCGTTTAGGTCATGGAAGTAAAGATACTTATCTTCTTCCCACCTGTGTCTCTTCCCTTATTGACTATAATTTCCACCAGCTAGCATGTGGACACACTATGACTGTTGCCCTCACCACATCAGGTCATGTGTTTACCATGGGTGGCACTGCATATGGTCAGCTAGGCAATCCAAGTTCTGATGGGAGAGTACCTTGCTTAGTACAGGATAAATTGGTTGGTGAGTTTGTTGAAGAAATTGCATGTGGGGAATATCATGTTGCTGTCCTGACATCAAGAAGTGAAGTATTCACTTGGGGAAGAGGTGCTAACGGAAGGCTGGGACACGGGGATGCAGAAGACCGGAAAACTCCAACTTTGGTTGAAGCTCTGAAAGATAGGCATGTGAAAAGCATTTCGTGTGGCTCAAACTTCACATCAAGTATATGCATCCATAAGTGGGTCTCTGGAGCTGATCAATCAATTTGCTCAGGTTGTCGACAGTCATTTGGTTTTACTAGAAAGAGGCATAATTGTTATAATTGTGGACTGGTCCATTGTCATGCTTGTAGTTCCAAAAAAGCACTGAGAGCAGCATTGGCCCCCACTCCTGGAAAACCACATCGTGTATGTGATGCTTGTTATACAAAACTTAAAGCTGCTGAGGCTGGTTATTCTTCTAATGTTAGTAGGAGAGCTACAATCACCCGTTCAATGGATAGCAGGGATTTTCTAAACAGGGGAGATATAAAATCTTCAAGGATTCTGCTTTCTCCCACTATAGAACCCATTAAATATCTTGAGGTCAAGTCGACAAAGCCTGGGGTCAGATCGGAATCTCCTTCTATAGTCAGGGCTTCCCAAGTTCCATCCCTTTTACAACTAAAAGATATGGCTTTTCCAAGTTCATTGAGTGCGCTTCAAAATGCTTTGAAGCCTGTTATGACAACACCTAGTCAGCCCAATTCAAGATCTACTTCACCATATTCAAGGAGACCAAGCCCTCCACGGTCTGCAACTCCTATATTTTCTAGGAGTGTTATTGACAGTCTTAAGAAGACAAATGACATTCTGACTCAAGAAGTATCGAAGTTGCAAAACCAG GTTAAAAGTCTGAAGCACAAGTGTGATGCTCAAGATGTAGAGATACAGAAACTACACAAACATGCTAAAGAAGCTGGTTCATTAGCAGATGAGCAATATTCTAAGTGCAGAGCTGCCAAAGAACTCGTCAAATCCATCACAGAACAG ATGAAAGAATGGGAAGAGAAGTTGCCTCCTGAGGTTTCTGACAGTGATACTTTCAAAGAATTGCGTACTCAAGCTGAAGATTTTATAAACACAAGTATCGGAAGATCAAGCTTAGAACTTGAACAACAATATGCAGCCGATAAAACTTCCTTGGATTTTGAGTCTTCTAAAACGGAAGACAACAAAGGAGAAGACCCCGGGGAGGCTGAACCTCAAAACAGCTCAGAAAGCCACTCGAGATCACCCGAATCATCAACAATGCGGTCAGGACAAAAGGAAGTCATTGAACAATTTGAACCGGGTGTTTATGTAACTCTCCTTCAACTACAAAATGGTGCTAGGGTTTTTAGGCGTGTTAAATTCAG CAAACGAAAGTTCAGTTCGCAACAGGCAGAAGAATGGTGGACAAATAACAAAGATAGGCTGCTTAAGAGATACAGTCAACTGAAGGCAAGGGCAAGTCCTGCCCCAAGTCTACCACCCAGCAGTCCTGTACCTGCTGCTGAGGAAAACAATGAGGCAGCCTTACCTTCCACTATATAG
- the LOC18792082 gene encoding E3 ubiquitin-protein ligase HERC2 isoform X2: MKALVALKKGSQLIKYSRKGKPKLRAFRISTDETTLIWYSHGEDRTLKLSSVSRIIPGQRTAVFRRFLRPEKDYLSFSLLYNNGERSLDLICKDKAEAEVWFAGLKALIYSGQQRGRRTKSDISDLQDCSDSINGRPSGETLEFTSSIARSRVSVDSRESVNSGSDVGSERANMQLRTSAGDGFRISVSSTPSCSSGGSGPDDIESLGDVYVWGEIWSDGNVSDGSANPIPTKTDVLIPRPLESNVVLDVHQIACGVRHVALVTRQGEVFTWGEESGGRLGHGIDRDFSRPRLVEFLATNNVDFVACGEYHTCAVSTSGDLFTWGDGTHNAGLLGHGTDVSHWIPKRVTGPLEGLQVLSVACGAWHSALATSNGKMFTFGDGAFGVLGHGDLESVPYPREVQLLNGLKTIKVACGVWHTAAIVEVMGQSGPNASSRKLFTWGDGDKHRLGHGSKDTYLLPTCVSSLIDYNFHQLACGHTMTVALTTSGHVFTMGGTAYGQLGNPSSDGRVPCLVQDKLVGEFVEEIACGEYHVAVLTSRSEVFTWGRGANGRLGHGDAEDRKTPTLVEALKDRHVKSISCGSNFTSSICIHKWVSGADQSICSGCRQSFGFTRKRHNCYNCGLVHCHACSSKKALRAALAPTPGKPHRVCDACYTKLKAAEAGYSSNVSRRATITRSMDSRDFLNRGDIKSSRILLSPTIEPIKYLEVKSTKPGVRSESPSIVRASQVPSLLQLKDMAFPSSLSALQNALKPVMTTPSQPNSRSTSPYSRRPSPPRSATPIFSRSVIDSLKKTNDILTQEVSKLQNQVKSLKHKCDAQDVEIQKLHKHAKEAGSLADEQYSKCRAAKELVKSITEQMKEWEEKLPPEVSDSDTFKELRTQAEDFINTSIGRSSLELEQQYAADKTSLDFESSKTEDNKGEDPGEAEPQNSSESHSRSPESSTMRSGQKEVIEQFEPGVYVTLLQLQNGARVFRRVKFSKRKFSSQQAEEWWTNNKDRLLKRYSQLKARASPAPSLPPSSPVPAAEENNEAALPSTI; this comes from the exons ATGAAGGCACTCGttgcattaaaaaaaggtTCCCAGTTAATCAAGTATAGCCGAAAAGGGAAGCCAAAGCTTCGTGCATTCAGAATTTCTACT GATGAAACTACTCTAATCTGGTACTCACATGGCGAAGATCGAACTCTGAAGTTATCTTCCGTCTCTCGAATTATCCCTGGACAGAGAACA GCTGTGTTTCGAAGATTCTTGCGGCCAGAAAAGGATTACTTGTCATTTTCTCTTCTATATAACAACGGTGAAAGATCACTTGATCTG ATCTGCAAGGATAAAGCTGAGGCAGAGGTATGGTTTGCTGGCCTTAAGGCACTAATTTATTCTGGACAACAACGTGGTAGACGTACTAAGAGTGATATTTCTGAT TTGCAAGACTGTAGTGACTCTATTAATGGCCGTCCTTCTGGTGAGACCTTAGAGTTCACTTCAAGCATTGCCCGTAGTAGGGTATCAGTTGATTCTCGTGAATCAGTGAATTCAGGCTCAGATGTGGGTTCAGAACGTGCAAATATGCAACTAAGAACAAGTGCAGGAGATGGTTTTCGGATTAGTGTTTCAAGCACTCCTAGCTGTTCAAGTGGAGGGTCTGGACCTGATGACATAGAATCACTAGGAGATGTTTATGTGTGGGGAGAGATCTGGTCCGATGGAAATGTATCTGATGGGTCTgcaaatccaatccctacaaAAACGGATGTGCTGATTCCAAGGCCCTTGGAATCGAATGTTGTTCTTGATGTTCATCAGATTGCTTGTGGTGTGCGACATGTTGCGCTTGTAACAAGGCAAGGTGAGGTTTTCACATGGGGAGAGGAATCTGGTGGAAGACTTGGTCATGGGATTGATAGAGACTTTAGTCGTCCTCGACTTGTTGAGTTCCTTGCAACTAATAATGTAGATTTTGTTGCATGTGGCGAGTATCATACATGTGCTGTATCTACGTCTGGTGATTTATTTACTTGGGGTGATGGTACACATAATGCTGGACTTCTTGGTCATGGAACTGATGTTAGCCACTGGATCCCTAAAAGGGTTACTGGTCCTTTAGAAGGACTTCAGGTTCTATCTGTTGCATGTGGCGCGTGGCATTCAGCTTTGGCAACTTCCAATGGAAAAATGTTTACATTTGGAGATGGAGCGTTTGGTGTTTTGGGTCATGGAGATCTCGAGAGTGTTCCATATCCAAGGGAGGTACAGTTATTGAATGGACTAAAGACAATAAAAGTAGCATGCGGAGTTTGGCATACTGCAGCTATTGTAGAGGTTATGGGCCAGTCTGGTCCAAATGCTTCATCTAGAAAGTTGTTCACCTGGGGTGATGGTGACAAACATCGTTTAGGTCATGGAAGTAAAGATACTTATCTTCTTCCCACCTGTGTCTCTTCCCTTATTGACTATAATTTCCACCAGCTAGCATGTGGACACACTATGACTGTTGCCCTCACCACATCAGGTCATGTGTTTACCATGGGTGGCACTGCATATGGTCAGCTAGGCAATCCAAGTTCTGATGGGAGAGTACCTTGCTTAGTACAGGATAAATTGGTTGGTGAGTTTGTTGAAGAAATTGCATGTGGGGAATATCATGTTGCTGTCCTGACATCAAGAAGTGAAGTATTCACTTGGGGAAGAGGTGCTAACGGAAGGCTGGGACACGGGGATGCAGAAGACCGGAAAACTCCAACTTTGGTTGAAGCTCTGAAAGATAGGCATGTGAAAAGCATTTCGTGTGGCTCAAACTTCACATCAAGTATATGCATCCATAAGTGGGTCTCTGGAGCTGATCAATCAATTTGCTCAGGTTGTCGACAGTCATTTGGTTTTACTAGAAAGAGGCATAATTGTTATAATTGTGGACTGGTCCATTGTCATGCTTGTAGTTCCAAAAAAGCACTGAGAGCAGCATTGGCCCCCACTCCTGGAAAACCACATCGTGTATGTGATGCTTGTTATACAAAACTTAAAGCTGCTGAGGCTGGTTATTCTTCTAATGTTAGTAGGAGAGCTACAATCACCCGTTCAATGGATAGCAGGGATTTTCTAAACAGGGGAGATATAAAATCTTCAAGGATTCTGCTTTCTCCCACTATAGAACCCATTAAATATCTTGAGGTCAAGTCGACAAAGCCTGGGGTCAGATCGGAATCTCCTTCTATAGTCAGGGCTTCCCAAGTTCCATCCCTTTTACAACTAAAAGATATGGCTTTTCCAAGTTCATTGAGTGCGCTTCAAAATGCTTTGAAGCCTGTTATGACAACACCTAGTCAGCCCAATTCAAGATCTACTTCACCATATTCAAGGAGACCAAGCCCTCCACGGTCTGCAACTCCTATATTTTCTAGGAGTGTTATTGACAGTCTTAAGAAGACAAATGACATTCTGACTCAAGAAGTATCGAAGTTGCAAAACCAG GTTAAAAGTCTGAAGCACAAGTGTGATGCTCAAGATGTAGAGATACAGAAACTACACAAACATGCTAAAGAAGCTGGTTCATTAGCAGATGAGCAATATTCTAAGTGCAGAGCTGCCAAAGAACTCGTCAAATCCATCACAGAACAG ATGAAAGAATGGGAAGAGAAGTTGCCTCCTGAGGTTTCTGACAGTGATACTTTCAAAGAATTGCGTACTCAAGCTGAAGATTTTATAAACACAAGTATCGGAAGATCAAGCTTAGAACTTGAACAACAATATGCAGCCGATAAAACTTCCTTGGATTTTGAGTCTTCTAAAACGGAAGACAACAAAGGAGAAGACCCCGGGGAGGCTGAACCTCAAAACAGCTCAGAAAGCCACTCGAGATCACCCGAATCATCAACAATGCGGTCAGGACAAAAGGAAGTCATTGAACAATTTGAACCGGGTGTTTATGTAACTCTCCTTCAACTACAAAATGGTGCTAGGGTTTTTAGGCGTGTTAAATTCAG CAAACGAAAGTTCAGTTCGCAACAGGCAGAAGAATGGTGGACAAATAACAAAGATAGGCTGCTTAAGAGATACAGTCAACTGAAGGCAAGGGCAAGTCCTGCCCCAAGTCTACCACCCAGCAGTCCTGTACCTGCTGCTGAGGAAAACAATGAGGCAGCCTTACCTTCCACTATATAG